Genomic segment of Labrus mixtus chromosome 1, fLabMix1.1, whole genome shotgun sequence:
CTGCTGTACCTTGCGAGGGCGCTCTTCAAATGTGGGAAACTCCAAGAGTGCAAGCAAATGCTGCTAAAGgtaagaaaaatcaaaaaaaatcaagcgCTTTCTTTGTGTTATTAATGACAGGGAGTataactttgtctttgtttttttattcacacaaGGCCCGTCACGTAGCCCCCAGTGACACAGTGCTGATGTTCAACGTGGCTCTGGTGCTTCAGAGACTGGCCACTCTTGTGCTGAAAGATGAGAAGAGCAACCTGAAGGCTGTGCTCAGTGCCGTCAAAGAGCTTGAGCTGGCTCACAGGTAGAGCTATTTGGTTTACACCTCATCATCCtcgttgtcttttttttttcttgttgtcctGTGACTAATCTTGCAAAATCAACtctatctctccccctcctccttcatctgctCACACAGGTACTTCAGCTACCTCAGCAAGGCCGGGGACAAGATGAGGTTTGACCTTGCTCTTGCGGCTTCTGAGGCCAGGTCAGTCTGAATGTATTCTCAACACAGATATATTTTTGAGTTAAACTGTTGcacttgtgtgttttgaatgAAGCTCATATCAGATTTATCACCCGAATTGTCCCCTAtgtataaagatttaaaaaaaaccggTTTCCCTATTAAGCATACATAATATAAACATGTGAAATCCATATGCCTACATTACATGCAAGTtaggtagtagtagtagtagtttcCTATTTTCTTCAAAAGCATGAATTTTAATGGCGTCAGCTGCTTGAGGGCCAGTGTGATGAGCTATCCAATATTGGCATATTAGCATATTTGGGTACACTGAATAATGTAGTGTATATAATATATCCTTACTTATCCTACTTTGACTGAAAATTGACACTTTTACAGTCAGCACTGGCACTTAAAGAGATTTTCAATATAGATAATGTCAGCAGATACTGATAGTTTTTCAGTGCTTTGGTTTATATTATTCTGATAAGTGTGTGACATGCAAGGCAAGTTTAGCTGCAGGTCATGTAGCTGTAGGCTGTTGTATCACTGAGGctaagtgtgtgtgctgtgggaTTACAGGCAGTGCTCTGACCTGCTGAGTCAGGCACAGTACCATGTGGCGAGAgccagaaagcaggatgaggaggagaaggagctcCGGGCCAAACAAGAACAAGAGAGGGATATATTGCGTCAGCAGATGATGAAAGAACAGGTACTGTGCAACCACTCAACAAGTTGAACACTTATTGGAACACGTATTTTCATCTGATTTTGATTCTCATGAAATGATCCACATGTCGCCCTTTAATCCCCtcaggaggaaaagaggagcagagaggtggAGGAACAAAAGAAGCTCCTGGAGCAGAGAGCTTTGTTCGTGGAGAAGACCAAGAACCTGCTCACCTTCGCTGAGGGATCCAAGGAAATGgccaaagagaagaaaaaaggaggcggaggagggggACGTGTGAGTGTTGGCAATGATATCAAACTCATGGGCAGACTCTTCAGATCTCGGAACGGAGTGTCGATtacatccttttttcttttaatctctCAGCGTAAGAAAGGAGGCGACGGGGACGACTTTGTCAACGACGACTCTGACGAGGACCTGCCagtcaggaagaagaagaggaggaagggtgGCAGTGGcagtgagcaggaggagggaggcaagaagaggaggaggtgagtcTGCCACGCTGTGGTTTATTTTAACATCGGAGACGACACAGAAGATACAAAGCAAATGTTGTATTTCAGGCCTGCTAGAGGAGGAGATGACAGCGATGACGAGGAAGGAGGATCTCGACCCAAGAAGCAGCGCAAACCCAAAGAGCGCAAGAAGTTTGAaaaggttcttcttctttttttttaaacaagatggtttattttaaatgttatggGCCTAATATCTATAAATCTaactctttcttgttttttagcCTCAGCCTGAGCGTCTGCCACCATCTCTCAAAGGAAAGATCAAGTCGAAGGCCATCATCTCTTCCTCTGACTCCTCTTCAGATGAGGATGGACTGAAAATAGCTGAAGACAGGTAAATGATTTAAATGAGAATTGATTCATACAATAAAAAGTGCTGCAAGCCTTAAATCAACTGACACCTTCTAAATGCTCTTTTCCCACACAGGCAACAGAGAGACAGTGGTTCAGGATCTGATGACGAGGGCGGCCACAAGAAGCGCATTGCATCCGACAGCGACTCAGATGGTGGAAGGAACCAGTCGGGCAGTGACGCAGGCAGCCCGCGACGCTCTGCAGGCTCAGGGGGGGACGACTCTGGCAGCGACCGTccagtgaggaagaggagggtgcAGCGGCAGTCCGACTCGGAGCAGTCAGACAACGGGAGCAAAAGGGGTCGGTCAGGATCAGACAACGAGTCCCCTCCAGGTTCGCCTGCAGCAGCTTCTGACCGAGGATCAGAGCGGGGATCTGATGCCGGCTCCCCACGCCCTCAGAGCGGCTCTGAACCTGAAGCCTCCAACAATGATGACAGTGATTAAATCTTGAACCCTCCCTCACAGACTTCTTAACCGTACAATTCAAAGATAATCTTCACATctgcatttttgttgttttctattAAAAGCAGGGATTTCTGTCTGTATGAGCTCTTGGAATTAGCCTAGAAGGTGTATGTCCTCTGGCACAGCGTTAAAGCCTTTCCTCATGTCTTACCAGAGATGTCTTTTCACAGATGCTATGTTTTGTTAGAGACACATGAGATAGTTTGAAGTGGAATAAAATGTGAACTcaactttttagttttttttttttatctctgatgATCAGAAAAGACACTGACCCAAAAAATGGTAAGATCCttcaacatgtcaaataaaaaaagaaacaaggaattttattttttttaatcaaacaatgAGGCAAATGAAAAATACTGTTTGCTACTAATGTGAGTCTGTTCATTCTTGTGTTATGACCTTACTTAACCTAAAATGTGACAGAATAAGCTCCAGAAAAGGAAACTGTTTTAAGATGAAAATGTGCTGTATAATAATTCAAACGCATATGGTATATCATGTTTATTAACTATAACGTGAAGATTAGGTCTGAGCTGAATCATGACCCTCAAGTTAGATAAATACGGATTTAATGTACAACAAAATGATTTTACCGATCAGTTATTTGCCTTGCTGTGAATACAAATAtggattttttatatttatagtaGTCTGTGAAATGAGGGGACAAGACACAAAGCTTGCTTTCTCTCCATCCAATATGTTAATCACGAGTTTGATTTGAGAGTAGCTGGATGCCCATGTTTGGAGCTGAGTAGCTTTCAACTCATGTCTGTATTGAAACCCATCTGACTGACTTCTAATTTAATAGGACCATGTGAAGAGCTTATTTGCAAAGCagtaaactgttttaaaaaaagtcaaaaaaacttttatttcaggTAATGTCACTCAGACTGAAGTTGTGTGGCTTTAACCAAGTTCCCCATACTGTGTTGGGTTTTTGCACCAGAGCACATTTTGGATCACAAAACCTTCTCTATTTTAAAGTGCTAATAAAAACTTTCAGGGCATTGTTTTTCAGAAtggcttttatctgtttttgcaAATTAAGTCAAAGTGTATAATGTGGTCTGGGTACTGTTTGTAACATTTCATAAACTAAAAGCTTCTTAGAAATTCAGCCTATGTAATCTACCCCTATATGTGTCTAAACTACTTAGTTTTGAATTGCATAAAGAGTCAACGTTATATATTCAGAGGAAGAGATGCACAAGACAATGAAATGAACCgttaaactttatttaagtTTGCTCTGTAGTTGTACACTGGACTTTCTGCACTTTAATATGACCGTGACGCTCCGAGATAAGGTTTAGGTGTACACATACAGTGCATTCTGTATAATTTCATGAAGATAATAAAAAGACCATTTAAAAACTTGACAAATATGGTAAACAGACATAAAATCTCCACACGAGGTGGTGAATAACTGTAGCACAGGAAACTAAGCTTTGGCTGTCTCAAAGTTTTAACCGAGACATTCAAGTATAGTCCGAGATACATTAGAGGTATATCCATATGAattgataaattaaaaaaaggccaCACAGATACACTCCTAACAGCACAAAGTTTCTACATAAAAAAAGCTCTCGATTCTTTTAACAAAATGCAGGTAACTGAAATCACACTGCAAATCAAAACAGGCCATTATTGTTAGACATCTTCAAATCCAGGTTATGAATATTCAAACAAGGTctgcttttaaacacaagaaaactgCAATTTAGGATTGTTCCAACTAATCAAGAAAAGTGTGTCTTACTATTGCAACGACTCATGATGTTGAGCAAAGTGCATCTAATAGCTGATAAACAAATGCAGATAAAAATACGAGACAAGGCTCTTtgcaatgtgtgtttttttttttcttctcttttgtaaACAGTTTCAGTTAATGGCAGCACTTTGTGACTCCTACCAGATGTAAAAGGTGACACGATGGTTTAGGTGCTGGTACAGGTTCCTGCACCATACTGCCTACtgttaaagaaaacataacCCAAGATGATCGAAATGAATAAAACACCAGTTTTAGAGAATCATATATGAAAATTAGAAAGTAAAGCATTAATACGATAGGATGGTGATGCTGGCTAAACTGTTCAGAGTGGAATCAATTGTAACAGTGGTTTCAATTTGTTATAAACAACAAGGGAATTTTCTTTCAAGGACTGGGGAGAGcaaaaggagacaaagaaaattacagagtaaaaaataaatcattgcaTCCTGATATCACATGGCTTAGGCCTGTTCCTCAGTAATCTTCGCCAtctgactcctcctcttctgccGTCTCCAGCCAGGTCAGCCATTGGTTCACCTGTACCATGAAACAAAATACCTGCGTTACTTGGAGGCATTTGATACTAGTACACAGTTGCAAAAAACCTGATAGTTGTTGACGTTACCGAGTGCAATATAAAGTTATGAAGGAACCTATTTCCCCTCTGGGAGAACCTAAAAGTAGACTTTTAGGTTACATGTCAGACACTTATGTATTAGTGATGTGAATATACCTGAAATAATGCTTTTCCCTTCCCTGGATACTCTTGGGTGACATCTTCTTTCCATGAAAGGAAGGCTTCTTCTTCAATTATTTCCATGTCGTATAAGTTGACAAAATAGCGCAGTAACATGCCTGGAAAAAGGAGAGCAACTGTTGAGCTTCTGCACAGAGTATACTCCAATCAAAGCTGCATCAGCGAAAGACAAGTCTGTGCATACCTTTGGGAAAAGCCTTGCCATTGCAGTGGACCTGCAGGGCATACAGCGCGCCGACTTGCAGGTCAATGTGATCGTGTAGGAACTTCTGCATCACCGGCTTGAAAGACAGCATCAGCTGTTTCTCCTCATCCAGCTGCTCCTTACTCGGTGATGCAAGCTGCTCTTCGTCATCGTCAGGGTTGATCTCATAAGCGATGTACTGCAAGAAGCTGGCAGAGGAGACGATAATGAACATACTGTAAGAGTGGTAGGGCTAGATATTAGACGATTCAAAAATCATGTTCAGGTGATTTACCTGGTCACAAGTATGTTGACAAAGCCTTTGTCGGTGTGCAGTTTAGGTGAGATGTTGTCTTTGATCCACTTGTAAATGGACTGTGGAGAAGGATCTACTTTAATCTGCTTCAGCAACTCCTTTTCCAGTTTCATCAGTGGGAACAAGAAGCTGAGCCCTTTGTCCTCCAGGATCTCCAGCATCCTGTCCTTGTTCTGGTCAATTTCTACAGGAGTGAAGACATTACTGTAAGCAGTTTGTTTAGGCTGACGTGCAGAAATAATGTTTGGTTAGAGAGTGCTTGGACGTACCAGGGAGCATCTTCTGCATGTTGACCTTGCTCTGCTGGAACAGATCAGTCAGCCAATCGCGGTCCTTCAGTTTCACCATCTGCTGCAGGCAGAGCAAGAACAGCGGGAAATGTGCGCCATTCTCCAGATGATGGGCCAAATCGGCAATGCTGATCAGCTCTGCAATGATCGCTCGTGCTGCAAACTGTGCCAGGTAGGACTTGGCCAGTGGGACTTCTTCCTCAATCTTGGGACACAGGTCCAGAACACTCAAAaaggccttaaaaaaaaaaaaaaaagataataggATGGTTAgatcttaaaataaaagcattacacACAAGATTATCATTCTGATTCAAATCTATAGGGGGTACTTCACTGACCTGCATCAGGTTTTCACCATTGACAACACCGTCTGTGCTGAGTGTGTGGATCAGGTTGCTCGTAAGCTCCTTGTCCTCATCTGACCGATCAAGGGAAAAGACCACCATCTTGTTCAGCATCTCAGATATGAAGTGCTTTGGTGCCCTCATCTCTCTCACAGCGTTGACTGCCTCTTCAATGTTCTTGTTGTTCAGGTAATCTGCAATCATGGTAtcctaaaaagaaaagagaccgCGAGTTAAAGCATGGTCGGCACACAATATATTTAGAATGAAGGGAGCAGAGTGCGATAAACTCACTGTCATCTTTTGAAGCTCTTCCTTTGTAGGTGGAGCTTTTTTGCTTGACTTGGCAGGTTTTTCCTGAATAGGAGGAGGGTTGATTTTCAGGCCAAGCTGTGGAGTCTAACAAAGACAGTCCgattaaaacatgtacattaGGAACCAATCAGTCAGTGCATTTGTCTTTTAACAGATGTGTTACCTGTCCTTGGGCACTTGGAGGAAACAAAGTCATCTGCGGCTGTAGCTTTGGCACTTGTTTCTTACTCAAAATGAAGGACTGTGCTGGTCTCAGACTGATCTGGAGGAGAGAAGACATAACATTTTGCTAGAGTTAAGAAATTACTATCAGCAAGCCACATTCCTTAAGGTCTTTATATAACATGATCAAACAGTAGGATCTAAGAAATTATAACCCAAACTACTCGAAACACACAAAATCATTATGTTTTTTAAGCAGATGTACCTCATCGGAATTGACTTTCCCTTTTTTGCTGAAGCGTGGAGCCATATCTTTAGATTGCATCTGCACTGAGTGATTCTGTTTATGGCTGAAAACTGGTGAATTTTGCCCCTATGGAAAATAGAATTCATAGATTTAGTTAGGAACATTGAAATCAGTTATGATGTACTGACAAATCACTGTGGATGTAAAGGATGCAAATACCTGGTTTGGTTTGATGAACTGCTTGCCGGCGGCTTCAAACTGTGGCTGGTGTGCACCATTACTGTTCGCAACGTGACCATTGTAGTGTGGGTTTGCGCGATGACGTCCCATGGTAGGGGAGTAGTGGTCTTGAATTACTCCTGGACCTGTACCTATGCCAGATCCTattcaaaacaaaaccacaaacattGAGCTATTTTTAGAAAGGGTCCATCTTTAAGCCTTTCATGGAGTCATTTTGTCATGGATTTGGAGGGCTGTAACATACCAGGCATCTGTCCAAACATATCAGCAAGTCCACCAAGGGTTTCTCTGTCAAACTTGATCCTTGTTGGCAGGTAGGAGTTCTCCATGAAGAATTCATTCCTCATTCCATCAGTTTGTTGTGGAATAAAAACCCCTAAATCCTGCAATGAACATTCAGAGTATTAAGGCTATGGGCTTATTTATTAAAAAGTCCAATGAGATTTGAGTATTATTAATCATCCTTAACAAAGTCCATGTCAAAGTAGACCAGGGTGACTAACCTTAACTGCATCCTGACGGACTTGATTGATCGTCTTTGGTCCGTTGTCCACTTGAGCTTTGCGAGGTGCCCATTTGTTTGCTCGCAGCTCCACTGTGTTCTGCAGCAGGAAACGAATCCTAGCTGGCAGCTCCTTGTTGGTCGTTAAGGATTGCATGCGGCCAAAATACTGATCCATCAAAGACTGTAAGGAGAATTTATACGTTGTCAtattgaacaaaaacattttcaaacaaatctaTTTTTCCGTTGTTTTATTAGATACTCACCCTAGCCTTTTCATGATCCAGCTTAGGTCCGACTGTTCTCATTATCTGACAGAGGCATTCCAGATCTTCACCCATATCCTTAAGTTGGACTCTCTTCTTT
This window contains:
- the eif4g2a gene encoding eukaryotic translation initiation factor 4 gamma 2a, which translates into the protein MLGNIKFIGELGKLNLIHESILHKCIKTLLDKKKRVQLKDMGEDLECLCQIMRTVGPKLDHEKARSLMDQYFGRMQSLTTNKELPARIRFLLQNTVELRANKWAPRKAQVDNGPKTINQVRQDAVKDLGVFIPQQTDGMRNEFFMENSYLPTRIKFDRETLGGLADMFGQMPGSGIGTGPGVIQDHYSPTMGRHRANPHYNGHVANSNGAHQPQFEAAGKQFIKPNQGQNSPVFSHKQNHSVQMQSKDMAPRFSKKGKVNSDEISLRPAQSFILSKKQVPKLQPQMTLFPPSAQGQTPQLGLKINPPPIQEKPAKSSKKAPPTKEELQKMTDTMIADYLNNKNIEEAVNAVREMRAPKHFISEMLNKMVVFSLDRSDEDKELTSNLIHTLSTDGVVNGENLMQAFLSVLDLCPKIEEEVPLAKSYLAQFAARAIIAELISIADLAHHLENGAHFPLFLLCLQQMVKLKDRDWLTDLFQQSKVNMQKMLPEIDQNKDRMLEILEDKGLSFLFPLMKLEKELLKQIKVDPSPQSIYKWIKDNISPKLHTDKGFVNILVTSFLQYIAYEINPDDDEEQLASPSKEQLDEEKQLMLSFKPVMQKFLHDHIDLQVGALYALQVHCNGKAFPKGMLLRYFVNLYDMEIIEEEAFLSWKEDVTQEYPGKGKALFQVNQWLTWLETAEEEESDGEDY